One genomic segment of Aquipluma nitroreducens includes these proteins:
- a CDS encoding ORF6N domain-containing protein, whose amino-acid sequence MELQIIQNKIFEVRGMRVMLDFDLAEMYETETKRLKEAVRRNINRFPPDFMFELISEEWQILRTQFATSSWGGARYLPFAFTEQGVAMLASILNSPKAIEINISIVRAFIALRQYALGYAELNQKLENFMIETNMQFSDIYQALTEMADQKGTAKSRNPIGYLKK is encoded by the coding sequence ATGGAACTGCAAATCATTCAAAACAAAATATTCGAGGTTAGAGGTATGCGTGTCATGCTCGATTTCGATTTGGCTGAAATGTATGAGACCGAAACAAAACGTTTAAAAGAAGCTGTCAGACGCAATATCAATCGTTTTCCTCCTGATTTTATGTTCGAATTAATTTCGGAAGAATGGCAAATCTTGAGGACGCAATTTGCGACCTCAAGTTGGGGAGGTGCCAGATATTTGCCATTTGCATTTACTGAGCAAGGTGTGGCTATGCTTGCTAGTATCTTGAACAGTCCGAAAGCCATCGAAATAAATATTTCAATTGTACGGGCTTTTATCGCGTTGCGGCAGTATGCACTTGGTTATGCCGAACTCAACCAAAAACTTGAAAATTTCATGATTGAAACGAACATGCAATTCAGCGACATTTATCAGGCGCTAACCGAGATGGCCGACCAGAAAGGAACAGCAAAATCGCGAAACCCTATTGGATATCTGAAGAAGTGA
- a CDS encoding peptidase U32 family protein — protein sequence MKRKMELLAPGGDVDSIKAAILAGADAVYCGLDKFNARNRAANINFDDLQGILRLAHQHNCQVFLTLNIIFVDNEIPALIGLLNKLVNTSIDGVIVQDFGLFYLLSRFFKGLKIHASTQLTTHNEGQIRFLSKLNATRVNLSRELNLKEVKALTEVAHQNQMLTEVFVHGSYCVSFSGICYLSSVQGGNSGNRGRCSQPCRDRYVTTPAGEDYPLNLKDNSAWFDLHELDGAGVDSLKIEGRIKKYDYVYTVVSNWRKQLQCLSIHEELLTDNSALYKVFNRDFSNGFLTGTINKDMFIDNPRDHSIQRLSEVNDYTSDHKLEENQTGLYKEKEGIKTSVENKIKQLSIAKIPLVINISGESGSPLEVAVKTPGTSFLVLSEVNLANTGTEVLDYAMIFKRLKAINDTEYFIETLCLDNLKPDVYIPFKELTAIKKRLLFILNDSRETLDPIHVPTFRKQNREKLKSSLLVLISSPNDLHLCKETTGGLCFQLPDSFKNECAEFTDLFRKNENLIPWFPSVIIGDDYIAAVEFLEQVQPKLIVTNNTGIAYEAFQRGSNWIAGPYLNVTNSFSLLSLKENFNCSGAFISNEISQTQMRQLNKPDNFELYYSIYHPIVLMTSRQCLFHQVTGCGKDQIDATCISQCEKSATIINLKNDTIYLEKSKGNYHRIISETNFLNTEIVNDFSDLFSGFLVDLREMKNGNKTDVNKSGIIKQFENMLDGDLNSKAELLQMIQHTTNSQYKRGI from the coding sequence GTGAAACGAAAAATGGAGTTACTGGCGCCGGGAGGGGATGTTGATTCGATAAAAGCCGCAATACTGGCAGGAGCTGACGCTGTTTACTGTGGGCTTGATAAGTTTAATGCCCGAAATCGTGCGGCAAATATCAACTTCGATGATTTACAGGGAATTTTACGATTGGCACATCAGCACAATTGTCAGGTTTTTCTTACCCTGAATATCATTTTTGTCGACAATGAAATCCCTGCTTTGATTGGATTGTTGAATAAGTTAGTGAATACCAGTATCGACGGGGTCATTGTTCAGGATTTTGGACTTTTTTATCTTTTATCCCGCTTCTTTAAAGGTTTAAAAATTCATGCATCCACTCAGTTAACTACGCACAATGAAGGTCAAATCCGATTTTTGAGTAAACTGAATGCCACTCGTGTCAACCTTTCCAGAGAGCTGAATTTAAAAGAGGTAAAAGCCTTAACTGAAGTTGCCCATCAAAACCAAATGTTAACCGAAGTATTTGTGCATGGTTCGTACTGTGTTTCATTTTCAGGTATTTGTTACCTCAGTTCGGTGCAAGGAGGAAACTCCGGAAACCGTGGTCGGTGCAGTCAGCCTTGCCGCGACCGGTATGTCACGACTCCGGCGGGTGAAGATTATCCGCTCAATCTGAAAGATAATTCAGCTTGGTTTGATTTGCATGAACTTGATGGCGCCGGAGTCGATTCCCTGAAAATCGAGGGTCGAATAAAAAAGTACGATTACGTTTATACGGTTGTCAGTAACTGGCGAAAACAACTTCAATGTTTATCCATACACGAAGAATTGTTAACCGATAACAGCGCTCTGTACAAGGTTTTTAACCGCGATTTTTCCAATGGTTTCCTGACGGGAACTATCAATAAGGATATGTTTATTGACAATCCCCGAGACCATTCCATTCAGCGCCTTTCGGAAGTGAATGATTACACTTCAGATCATAAATTGGAGGAAAACCAAACCGGATTGTACAAAGAAAAGGAAGGGATTAAAACCTCGGTTGAAAATAAAATCAAGCAACTCAGCATTGCAAAAATTCCTTTGGTAATCAATATTTCCGGAGAAAGTGGTTCGCCTCTGGAAGTAGCGGTAAAAACTCCAGGTACTTCGTTTTTGGTGCTTTCGGAGGTTAATCTGGCAAATACTGGTACCGAAGTTTTAGATTATGCGATGATCTTTAAACGTCTGAAAGCCATCAACGATACGGAATATTTCATCGAGACGCTATGTCTGGACAATCTTAAGCCTGATGTTTATATCCCGTTTAAAGAACTTACCGCGATTAAAAAACGATTATTGTTTATCCTGAACGACTCAAGAGAAACTTTGGATCCGATTCATGTTCCAACCTTCAGGAAACAAAATCGGGAGAAACTAAAATCTTCGCTTTTGGTGCTGATTTCTTCACCAAATGATTTGCATCTCTGTAAGGAAACCACCGGCGGACTCTGTTTTCAGCTTCCGGATAGTTTTAAAAATGAATGTGCTGAGTTTACCGATCTTTTCAGGAAGAATGAAAACCTGATTCCGTGGTTCCCGTCGGTTATCATTGGCGATGATTATATTGCTGCGGTCGAATTTCTGGAACAGGTTCAACCTAAGCTGATTGTTACCAACAATACCGGAATCGCCTACGAAGCTTTTCAAAGAGGAAGCAACTGGATTGCAGGGCCGTACCTGAATGTGACTAACTCTTTTAGCTTGTTGAGTTTAAAAGAAAATTTCAACTGCTCTGGTGCGTTCATTTCAAATGAAATTAGTCAGACTCAGATGCGGCAGTTAAATAAGCCTGATAATTTTGAACTTTACTACAGCATTTATCATCCGATTGTGCTGATGACAAGCCGGCAATGCTTGTTTCATCAGGTTACCGGATGTGGAAAGGATCAAATTGACGCTACTTGTATTTCGCAATGCGAGAAATCAGCTACAATCATCAATCTGAAAAATGATACGATTTATCTGGAAAAATCGAAAGGGAATTATCATCGCATCATCAGTGAAACCAATTTTCTGAATACCGAAATTGTTAACGATTTCTCTGATCTCTTTTCTGGGTTTTTGGTTGATTTGCGCGAGATGAAAAACGGTAATAAAACTGATGTGAATAAATCAGGAATCATAAAGCAGTTCGAAAATATGCTGGACGGCGATCTCAATTCAAAAGCTGAACTACTGCAAATGATTCAGCATACTACGAATTCACAATATAAAAGGGGAATCTAA
- a CDS encoding DUF2795 domain-containing protein — protein MYWTLELASKLEDAPWPASKDELIDFAIRSGAPLEVIENLQEIEDEGEIYESIEDIWPDYPSKDDFFFNEDEY, from the coding sequence ATGTACTGGACTCTTGAATTAGCCTCTAAACTAGAGGATGCCCCATGGCCAGCAAGCAAGGATGAGTTGATTGATTTTGCCATCCGCAGTGGCGCTCCACTTGAAGTTATTGAAAACCTTCAGGAAATTGAAGATGAAGGAGAAATTTACGAAAGTATTGAAGACATCTGGCCGGATTACCCAAGCAAAGATGATTTCTTTTTTAACGAAGACGAATATTAA
- a CDS encoding cob(I)yrinic acid a,c-diamide adenosyltransferase codes for MKIYTRTGDDGTTGLIGGSRVKKHNIRLEAYGTIDELNSYIGLIRSMQSDTHTDQVLEIIQNKLFVIGANLATEESIDLIKKQLPCKKADIELLEAEMDEMNASLPELRNFILPGGCQASSFCHVARTVCRRAERHIVELAENKDVDANLIKFVNRLSDYIFVLSRKVNLDQKAAEILWLPEAND; via the coding sequence ATGAAAATTTACACACGCACCGGCGACGATGGAACAACTGGGTTGATTGGAGGTTCGCGGGTCAAAAAACACAACATCAGGCTCGAAGCCTATGGAACAATCGACGAGTTGAACTCCTATATTGGACTGATTCGTTCGATGCAATCTGACACTCATACCGACCAGGTGCTTGAAATTATCCAGAACAAATTATTTGTAATTGGAGCCAATCTGGCCACCGAAGAATCTATTGACCTGATAAAAAAACAACTACCATGCAAAAAAGCTGATATTGAGTTACTCGAAGCTGAAATGGACGAAATGAATGCCAGCTTACCCGAACTCCGTAACTTTATTTTGCCGGGAGGTTGTCAGGCTTCATCGTTTTGCCATGTTGCACGCACTGTTTGCCGCCGAGCAGAACGCCACATTGTTGAATTAGCTGAAAATAAAGATGTGGACGCAAACCTGATCAAGTTTGTTAATCGCCTGTCTGACTATATTTTCGTACTCTCCAGAAAGGTAAATCTAGACCAAAAAGCAGCGGAAATACTATGGCTTCCAGAGGCAAACGATTAA
- a CDS encoding ABC transporter ATP-binding protein: protein MESVIKLEKIVKNYKVGTQIVRALRSVSLNINRGEYVAIMGASGSGKSTMMNVIGCLDTPTSGFYELNKQDVSHLSDDELAEIRNKEIGFVFQTFNLLPRNTALENVMLPLVYAGVKKQQRIEKAEKILTEVGLADRIEHKPNELSGGQRQRVAVARALINNPSILLADEPTGNLDSKISEEIMQLFAEIHRKGNTLVVVTHEESIAMHAHRIIRLKDGEIEADYVNPNPVY, encoded by the coding sequence ATGGAAAGTGTTATCAAGCTTGAAAAAATTGTAAAAAACTACAAGGTAGGTACTCAGATTGTGAGAGCATTACGCTCTGTATCGCTTAACATCAACCGGGGAGAGTACGTTGCCATCATGGGTGCTTCAGGCTCCGGGAAATCGACTATGATGAACGTAATCGGGTGTCTTGACACTCCCACCAGCGGATTCTACGAACTGAACAAGCAAGATGTAAGCCATTTATCGGACGATGAACTGGCCGAAATCCGGAACAAAGAAATTGGTTTTGTTTTCCAGACATTTAATCTACTGCCCAGAAATACCGCTCTCGAAAATGTGATGTTGCCTCTGGTTTACGCCGGTGTGAAAAAACAACAGCGCATCGAAAAAGCCGAAAAGATTTTGACAGAAGTTGGTCTGGCTGATCGTATTGAGCACAAGCCGAATGAGCTTTCTGGTGGTCAACGCCAGCGTGTTGCGGTTGCACGTGCATTGATAAATAATCCGAGTATTTTACTTGCCGATGAGCCAACCGGAAACCTCGATTCGAAAATTTCAGAAGAAATCATGCAGCTTTTTGCCGAGATTCACCGCAAAGGAAATACCCTGGTTGTTGTAACGCACGAAGAAAGCATTGCCATGCATGCGCACCGCATCATCAGGTTGAAAGACGGCGAAATTGAAGCCGATTACGTTAACCCAAATCCGGTTTATTAA
- the recG gene encoding ATP-dependent DNA helicase RecG: protein MSEFLDQDIKFLPGVGPQRAEMLKKELKIFTFNDLLYYFPYKYIDRTKFYRISEITGNMPYIQLKGSIVRFETTGEGARQRLIAHFRDESGVMELLWFQGVKWVKENVKAGVEYIVFGKPSIFNGKVNIVHPELEPAENKQVSVGVFQAYYNTSEKMKQKFMTSKALNKFQFNLSALIEGKIFETLPPSLISKLKLMPLPVALRQVHFPENPNLLKNALFRLKFEELFYIQLRILSLKHNREGSFKGFVFSKVGYNLNTFFSNHLPFELTNAQKKVVKEIRKDMGSGKQMNRLLQGDVGSGKTLVALMTALIAFDNGFQVSLMAPTEILANQHYNSIKKMTDGLGINIALLTGSTKKAKRTIIHEQLEDGSLQLLIGTHALIEDKVNFQKLGLVIVDEQHRFGVAQRAKLWKKNEFTPPHVLVMTATPIPRTLAMTVYGDLDVSVIDELPPGRKPIQTLHYYENRRKQVYDFIREQVTVGRQIYIVYPLIKESEKLDLKNVENGYDLLKQVFPRYSISMVHGKMKPAEKDAEMQLFKEGKTQIMVATTVIEVGVDVPNASVMIIESSERFGLSQLHQLRGRVGRGAEQSYCLLMSSYKISNESRKRLETMVRTNDGFEIAEVDMQLRGPGDLEGTQQSGIGFTLKIANLGRDGEILQHARNQASDLLDEDPKLQKQENQILVYHLLKMKNTEFNWSSIS, encoded by the coding sequence ATGTCAGAATTTCTGGATCAGGATATTAAATTTTTACCTGGCGTCGGTCCACAGCGTGCCGAAATGCTCAAAAAGGAATTGAAGATTTTCACCTTCAACGATCTTCTGTATTATTTTCCTTACAAATACATCGACCGGACTAAGTTTTACCGCATTTCGGAAATCACCGGTAACATGCCCTACATTCAGTTAAAAGGGAGCATTGTCAGGTTTGAAACAACGGGTGAAGGTGCTCGTCAGCGATTGATCGCCCATTTTCGTGACGAGTCGGGTGTGATGGAACTGCTGTGGTTTCAGGGCGTAAAATGGGTAAAGGAAAATGTCAAGGCCGGAGTTGAGTACATCGTTTTTGGGAAACCATCCATTTTCAACGGTAAAGTTAATATCGTTCATCCTGAGCTGGAACCGGCTGAAAACAAGCAAGTCTCGGTAGGAGTTTTTCAGGCGTATTACAATACTTCGGAAAAGATGAAGCAGAAATTTATGACGAGCAAAGCTCTGAATAAATTTCAATTCAATCTTTCGGCACTGATAGAGGGCAAAATATTTGAAACACTTCCGCCATCTTTAATTTCCAAATTGAAGTTAATGCCTTTGCCGGTTGCGTTGCGACAGGTTCATTTTCCTGAAAATCCAAATCTTCTGAAAAATGCCCTTTTTCGTCTGAAATTTGAAGAATTGTTTTACATCCAGCTACGCATACTTAGCCTGAAGCACAACAGGGAAGGCTCTTTTAAAGGATTTGTTTTTTCGAAGGTCGGATATAATCTCAATACATTTTTCAGCAATCACCTTCCGTTTGAGCTCACCAATGCGCAAAAGAAAGTGGTCAAGGAAATCCGCAAAGACATGGGCTCGGGCAAGCAGATGAACCGTTTGCTTCAGGGCGATGTGGGTAGCGGAAAAACGCTTGTTGCATTAATGACAGCTTTGATTGCTTTCGACAATGGTTTTCAGGTTAGTTTGATGGCTCCGACTGAGATTCTGGCCAATCAGCACTACAATTCAATCAAAAAGATGACCGATGGGCTCGGAATCAATATTGCACTGTTAACCGGTTCGACAAAGAAAGCTAAGCGAACCATTATCCACGAACAATTGGAAGATGGCAGTTTGCAACTGCTAATTGGTACTCATGCCCTGATTGAAGACAAGGTAAATTTTCAGAAATTGGGATTAGTCATTGTTGACGAGCAGCATCGTTTTGGAGTTGCCCAGCGCGCCAAACTCTGGAAAAAGAACGAATTTACTCCGCCACATGTATTGGTGATGACGGCTACTCCGATTCCGCGAACGTTGGCTATGACGGTTTATGGCGATCTGGATGTTTCGGTAATTGACGAGCTTCCACCTGGCCGGAAACCTATACAAACCTTGCATTATTATGAGAATCGCCGGAAGCAAGTCTACGATTTTATCCGTGAGCAAGTAACCGTTGGGCGGCAGATTTACATCGTTTATCCGCTCATCAAAGAATCGGAGAAACTCGATTTGAAAAATGTGGAGAATGGATACGATTTGCTGAAACAGGTATTTCCGCGGTATTCCATCAGTATGGTTCATGGCAAAATGAAACCTGCCGAAAAAGATGCCGAAATGCAACTTTTCAAAGAGGGCAAAACGCAGATCATGGTGGCTACAACCGTTATTGAAGTGGGTGTTGATGTCCCCAATGCTTCGGTGATGATCATCGAAAGTTCGGAACGATTTGGGCTTTCGCAGTTGCATCAGTTGCGGGGCAGGGTAGGACGCGGCGCCGAACAATCGTATTGTTTGTTGATGTCGTCGTACAAAATCAGCAACGAAAGCCGCAAACGACTCGAAACCATGGTGCGTACCAACGACGGATTTGAAATTGCCGAGGTTGACATGCAGTTGCGCGGACCTGGCGATCTGGAAGGAACCCAGCAAAGCGGTATCGGTTTCACCTTGAAAATAGCCAATCTGGGTCGCGATGGCGAAATTCTTCAACATGCCCGCAATCAGGCTTCCGACTTGCTCGACGAAGACCCCAAGCTTCAGAAACAGGAAAACCAGATTCTGGTTTATCACTTGCTGAAAATGAAAAATACGGAGTTTAACTGGAGCTCCATCAGTTGA
- a CDS encoding C1 family peptidase, translating into MKRTIWMAGLAVSMAIGSQAQNVSKGKVITDEKGKGFYYESILKDVTAVEEKLSEKEPFVRFVMDQSGMDLPNNPSLYTTVWSNPTQSQGNAGTCWSFSTTSFYESEVLRQTGKKVEISEIYSAYCEYIEKARRFVQKRGNSVFSEGSEGNALSRIMKTYGAVPDEAYTGLIDGRKFHSHAKMVEEMTAFLNSLKTSNAWNEEYAIETIKSIMNHYIGVPPTQFVVEGKTYTPQTYLKDYLKLNPDDFVEILSYKQEPYWQQVEYKVPDNWWHSKDYYNVPLDDFMAALKKAAKSGYTLSIGGDVSESGFSRETNCAMIPDYDIPSAYINEDARQFRFSNETTTDDHGMQLIGYLENYKGLGKDWYLIKDSSSGSRNVGQDNPNFGYYFFHEDYIKLKMMGFTVHKDAVKDLLMKFK; encoded by the coding sequence ATGAAAAGAACAATTTGGATGGCAGGCTTGGCCGTTTCAATGGCCATTGGTAGTCAGGCTCAGAATGTAAGCAAAGGCAAAGTGATAACCGATGAAAAAGGCAAAGGTTTTTACTACGAATCAATCCTGAAGGATGTGACTGCGGTTGAGGAAAAACTTTCGGAGAAAGAGCCTTTTGTGCGCTTTGTAATGGATCAGTCGGGAATGGATTTGCCGAACAATCCATCGCTTTATACTACAGTATGGAGTAATCCAACCCAGTCGCAGGGAAATGCCGGTACCTGCTGGAGTTTTTCAACTACTTCGTTTTACGAATCGGAAGTGCTTCGCCAAACTGGTAAAAAAGTGGAAATTTCTGAAATCTATTCGGCTTATTGCGAATACATCGAGAAAGCCAGGCGCTTCGTTCAAAAGCGTGGAAACTCTGTATTCTCGGAAGGTTCAGAAGGCAATGCTTTGTCGCGCATCATGAAAACTTACGGAGCTGTTCCGGATGAAGCCTACACCGGCTTAATTGATGGACGCAAATTTCACAGCCATGCTAAAATGGTGGAAGAAATGACCGCCTTCCTGAATTCATTGAAAACATCGAACGCGTGGAACGAGGAATATGCGATAGAAACCATTAAATCAATCATGAACCATTATATTGGAGTTCCTCCAACTCAGTTTGTGGTTGAAGGGAAAACTTATACTCCACAAACTTACCTGAAGGATTACCTAAAGCTGAATCCGGATGATTTTGTTGAAATTCTTTCGTACAAACAAGAACCTTACTGGCAACAGGTCGAATACAAAGTTCCTGACAACTGGTGGCACAGTAAAGATTATTACAATGTTCCGCTCGACGATTTTATGGCAGCCTTGAAAAAAGCAGCAAAAAGTGGATATACTTTAAGTATTGGTGGCGATGTTTCGGAATCTGGATTCAGTCGCGAAACCAATTGCGCCATGATTCCTGATTACGATATTCCATCGGCTTACATCAACGAAGATGCCCGTCAGTTCCGCTTTTCGAACGAAACTACAACCGATGACCATGGAATGCAATTGATCGGCTATCTCGAAAATTACAAAGGATTGGGTAAAGACTGGTACCTGATAAAAGATTCAAGTTCAGGCTCCCGGAATGTCGGACAGGACAATCCTAACTTTGGATATTATTTCTTCCATGAAGATTACATCAAACTAAAAATGATGGGATTTACGGTTCATAAAGATGCTGTAAAAGATCTGCTGATGAAGTTTAAATAG
- a CDS encoding electron transfer flavoprotein-ubiquinone oxidoreductase — protein MNNENVVSTDILIIGGGPSGLAASIHLADIIRQKGLNHRILLIEKGGSIGSHILSGAVIKTDVFKRLLPDVDFSEIPFDAKVTSDSTIILSENGSFKLPFHVPYMSNSGNYTASLGQICRYLAQKAEEKGVEIYTGFSVNEILYQDGKVIGAKTIDTGIDHHGNKLENFQPGTRIEAKLTIFAEGTRGPLTKRLIEKYELDKGKNCQIYSLACKELWSVPEGNIKPGEIFHTMGYPLNLKEFGGGFIYGLNGNKVAVGLVVGLEYEDPTFDTHDAFQAWKTTPFVSKFLKGGKLVEYGAKTLTEGGYYSIPKLYTDHALIVGDGAGLVAMPSLKGIHLSIESGMLAAKTAAEALSKNDFSESVLSRYELSIKDSLIYKDMYPVRNFRQGFSKGLVVGSLHFGTQLISGGAGFCGRLKSHPDREATKTLSEFKGVPFKERFKGKLDFDKVLTFDKATNVFYSGVHHDEQQLVHVKVNNPESFQTINIKQYGAPEQFFCSSEVYELHTDKLGHQELRIHAENCMHCRTCDIKTPGDGITWMLPNGGNGPEFQNM, from the coding sequence ATGAACAATGAAAATGTGGTTTCAACAGATATTCTAATTATTGGGGGTGGTCCTTCAGGGTTGGCGGCATCCATTCATCTTGCCGACATTATCAGGCAAAAGGGGTTAAATCACCGTATATTACTTATTGAAAAGGGAGGCTCAATCGGTAGCCATATTTTGTCGGGTGCTGTTATTAAAACCGATGTATTTAAACGGTTATTGCCTGATGTTGATTTCAGTGAAATTCCTTTTGATGCAAAAGTAACCAGCGATTCGACCATAATACTGAGCGAAAATGGTTCCTTTAAATTGCCATTTCATGTTCCATACATGAGCAACAGTGGCAATTACACGGCGTCTTTGGGGCAAATCTGTCGTTATTTGGCCCAGAAGGCCGAAGAAAAAGGAGTGGAAATTTATACCGGATTTTCGGTGAACGAGATTTTGTATCAAGACGGTAAAGTGATTGGTGCTAAAACCATCGATACCGGTATTGATCACCATGGCAATAAATTGGAGAATTTTCAACCCGGAACGCGTATCGAAGCCAAACTGACCATTTTTGCTGAAGGTACCAGAGGCCCGTTGACCAAGCGACTGATCGAAAAGTATGAACTGGATAAAGGCAAGAACTGCCAGATCTATTCGTTGGCATGTAAAGAATTGTGGAGTGTTCCGGAAGGAAATATCAAGCCTGGCGAAATATTCCACACCATGGGCTATCCGCTTAACCTGAAAGAATTTGGCGGTGGTTTTATATACGGGCTGAACGGCAACAAAGTAGCTGTTGGCTTAGTCGTTGGGCTTGAATATGAAGACCCGACTTTCGATACGCACGATGCTTTTCAGGCCTGGAAAACAACACCATTTGTCTCCAAATTCCTGAAAGGCGGAAAGCTGGTGGAATATGGTGCTAAAACTCTTACTGAAGGTGGTTATTATTCGATTCCTAAATTATATACTGATCATGCACTCATTGTAGGCGATGGCGCGGGGCTGGTGGCTATGCCTTCCTTAAAGGGAATTCATTTGAGCATTGAATCAGGAATGCTGGCAGCCAAAACTGCCGCAGAAGCATTGAGTAAAAACGATTTTTCGGAAAGTGTGCTGAGTCGGTATGAATTGTCGATAAAAGACAGTTTGATTTACAAGGATATGTATCCGGTTCGTAATTTCAGGCAAGGTTTCTCAAAAGGACTGGTCGTTGGCTCGCTTCATTTTGGTACGCAACTTATCAGTGGTGGAGCAGGCTTCTGCGGAAGGCTGAAATCGCACCCCGATCGGGAGGCCACCAAAACCCTCAGCGAGTTTAAAGGAGTACCCTTCAAAGAAAGGTTTAAAGGAAAACTGGATTTTGACAAGGTTCTGACCTTCGATAAAGCCACCAACGTCTTTTATTCAGGCGTTCATCACGATGAACAGCAATTGGTTCATGTCAAGGTTAATAATCCTGAATCATTTCAAACCATTAATATCAAGCAGTACGGAGCTCCGGAACAGTTCTTCTGTTCGTCGGAAGTGTATGAACTTCATACCGATAAGCTCGGGCATCAGGAATTACGGATACATGCCGAAAACTGTATGCATTGCAGAACCTGCGATATCAAAACACCTGGCGATGGAATTACCTGGATGCTTCCGAATGGTGGAAATGGTCCTGAATTTCAGAATATGTAA